A DNA window from Rhizobium jaguaris contains the following coding sequences:
- the tam gene encoding trans-aconitate 2-methyltransferase, translating into MAWSAGQYVKFEDERTRPARDLLAQVPLERIDRAVDLGCGPGNSTELIVERYGASGVFGLDSDENMLEAASKRMPGTEFVKADLATWQPEEPVDLLFANAVFQWLPDHLDIFERLMDGLKPGGVLAIQMPDNLTELSHLMMEETAKNGPWSEAFAKKSVRRNPLPSPSVYYNRLIGKSARVELWHTNYNHPLENAAAIVEWVKGTGLRPYLDHAGAEHRDAFTADYLARIEKAYPPLVDGKVLLRFPRLFMIAVKK; encoded by the coding sequence ATGGCGTGGTCTGCCGGCCAATATGTGAAATTCGAAGATGAACGCACGCGCCCGGCGCGCGATCTTCTGGCGCAAGTGCCGCTGGAGCGCATCGACCGTGCCGTCGATCTCGGCTGCGGGCCCGGCAATTCGACCGAACTGATTGTGGAGCGCTACGGGGCGTCCGGCGTCTTCGGCCTCGATAGCGATGAGAACATGCTGGAGGCCGCCAGCAAGCGCATGCCCGGCACAGAATTCGTCAAGGCCGATCTTGCCACCTGGCAACCGGAAGAACCTGTTGACCTGCTTTTCGCCAACGCCGTCTTCCAATGGTTGCCTGATCATCTCGACATTTTCGAGCGGCTGATGGACGGCCTCAAGCCAGGCGGCGTGCTCGCCATCCAGATGCCGGACAATCTGACCGAGCTCAGCCACTTGATGATGGAGGAAACCGCGAAAAACGGCCCCTGGAGTGAGGCTTTCGCGAAGAAGAGCGTACGCCGCAATCCCCTGCCCTCGCCATCGGTCTATTACAACCGGCTGATCGGAAAATCCGCGCGCGTCGAACTCTGGCACACCAACTACAATCACCCGCTGGAAAATGCCGCGGCCATCGTCGAATGGGTCAAGGGCACGGGCCTGCGTCCCTATCTCGATCATGCTGGCGCGGAACACCGTGACGCCTTCACGGCCGACTATCTCGCACGCATCGAAAAGGCCTATCCGCCACTGGTGGACGGCAAAGTCTTGTTGCGGTTTCCGCGGCTGTTCATGATCGCTGTGAAGAAGTAG
- a CDS encoding efflux RND transporter permease subunit gives MISRIISWSAHNLVLIFLGAALAVAGGVYALRSLPLDAIPDLSDVQVIVYTEYPGQAPQVVEDQVTYPLTTSMLTVPKSKVVRGFSFFGVSFVYVIFDDGTDPYWARSRVLEYLNAASSRLPQGVTPTLGPDATGVGWVYEYALVAKELSLAELRSLQDWVVRFGVSKSEGVAEVASVGGFVKQYSIVVDPARLKAQGVSLSDVANAVRASNTDVGGRTLELSEFEFMVRGRGYLKGIPDIENIVLKSQNGVPLRLGDVAKVELVPDERRGITELNGEGEVAGGIVLQRFGANALTVIDNAKQSMESIKGSLPAGTQIVPVYDRSTLIEAAIETLKGTLVEESIVVALVTIAFLLHVRSALVAIVMLPVGILIAFIAMRLLGLGANIMSLGGIAIAIGAMIDAAIVMIENAHKHLERAPPDKPRVEILVEAASEVGPALFFSLLIITVSFLPIFTLESQEGRLFGPLAFTKTFSMAAAALLSVTLVPALMVLFVRGHIVPEQKNPVNRILIWLYRPIISGVLKVKSLTIVAALAILAATVWPAQHIGSEFMPNLDEGTLMYMPTTLPGISVTKAADLMQTQDRIIKSFPEVESVFGKAGRALTATDPAPTEMFETIITLKPKSEWRPGVTVDSLKQEMDAALQFPGVSNAWTMPIRGRIDMLSTGIRTPVGVKVYGTDLGEMENISRQIESVLKTIPGTSSAYAERVIGGYYLDIVPDRTALGRYGLTMNDVQDVIGMALGSEVVTSTVEGRERYGVAVRYPRAFRSDPQAIARDVQISLPGGGTVPLGEVADVKLTRGATTIRTENGQLAVYVYVDIANRDLGGYVAEAQQAVAKSVKLPPGYSVVWSGQFEYLQRAEARLAIVVPLTLALIFLLLYLNFKALTETMIVMLSLPFALVGGIWLMWWMGFNASVAVAVGFIALAGVAAETGVIMLIYLDHAMKEQCEACKKEGRSFSKLDLNRAIMVGAVERVRPKMMTVVAIMAGLVPILWRTGTGSEIMQRIAVPMIGGMVSSTLLTLIVIPAVYGLVKGWALPTSSSESRSVEIDERSLEAAE, from the coding sequence GAATATCCCGGCCAGGCCCCGCAGGTGGTCGAGGATCAGGTCACCTATCCACTGACGACGTCGATGCTGACGGTGCCAAAGTCGAAGGTCGTGCGTGGCTTCTCCTTCTTCGGCGTCTCCTTCGTCTACGTCATCTTTGACGACGGCACCGATCCCTACTGGGCGCGCAGCCGTGTCCTCGAATACCTGAATGCAGCGTCGAGCCGCCTGCCGCAGGGCGTCACACCGACGCTAGGGCCCGACGCGACGGGCGTCGGCTGGGTCTACGAATACGCGCTCGTCGCCAAGGAGTTGTCGCTTGCCGAACTGCGTTCGCTGCAGGACTGGGTGGTGCGCTTCGGCGTCTCCAAATCGGAGGGCGTCGCCGAGGTCGCGAGCGTCGGCGGCTTCGTCAAGCAGTACTCCATCGTCGTCGATCCCGCCCGGCTAAAGGCGCAGGGCGTCTCGCTCTCTGATGTCGCCAATGCGGTGCGCGCCAGCAACACCGACGTCGGCGGCCGCACCCTCGAGCTCTCCGAATTCGAATTCATGGTGCGCGGCCGCGGCTACCTGAAAGGTATCCCCGACATCGAGAACATCGTGCTGAAGAGCCAGAACGGCGTGCCGCTGCGCCTCGGCGACGTCGCCAAGGTGGAACTCGTCCCGGACGAAAGGCGCGGCATTACCGAGCTCAATGGCGAAGGCGAAGTAGCCGGTGGTATTGTGCTGCAGCGCTTCGGAGCAAACGCGCTCACGGTGATCGACAACGCCAAGCAGAGCATGGAATCGATCAAGGGCAGCCTGCCGGCTGGCACGCAGATCGTGCCCGTTTATGACCGCTCGACCCTGATCGAAGCTGCGATAGAGACCCTGAAGGGAACGCTGGTCGAAGAATCCATCGTGGTTGCGTTGGTGACGATCGCCTTCCTCCTGCACGTGCGCAGCGCTCTCGTCGCTATCGTCATGTTGCCGGTCGGCATCCTGATCGCGTTCATCGCCATGCGGCTGCTCGGCCTCGGCGCGAACATCATGAGCCTCGGCGGCATCGCCATCGCCATCGGCGCGATGATCGACGCGGCGATCGTTATGATCGAGAATGCCCACAAGCATCTCGAACGCGCTCCGCCGGACAAGCCGCGGGTGGAAATCCTCGTAGAGGCGGCGAGCGAGGTCGGTCCGGCGCTGTTCTTCAGCCTGCTGATCATCACCGTGTCGTTCCTGCCGATCTTCACGCTGGAATCGCAGGAGGGACGGCTGTTCGGCCCGCTCGCCTTCACGAAGACGTTCTCGATGGCCGCCGCCGCGCTCCTCTCGGTGACGCTGGTCCCCGCACTGATGGTCCTGTTCGTCCGCGGACATATCGTGCCCGAACAGAAGAACCCGGTGAACCGCATCCTCATATGGCTCTATCGGCCAATCATCTCCGGGGTGCTGAAGGTGAAGTCGCTGACCATTGTGGCGGCGCTGGCCATTCTCGCGGCAACCGTCTGGCCGGCGCAGCATATCGGCAGCGAATTCATGCCCAATCTCGACGAGGGCACGCTGATGTACATGCCGACCACACTGCCCGGCATATCCGTCACCAAGGCGGCCGATCTGATGCAGACGCAGGACCGTATCATCAAGTCCTTCCCCGAGGTCGAAAGCGTGTTCGGCAAGGCGGGACGGGCGCTGACGGCCACCGACCCGGCTCCGACCGAAATGTTCGAGACGATCATCACCCTGAAGCCGAAGTCCGAATGGCGGCCGGGCGTCACTGTCGACAGCCTGAAACAGGAGATGGATGCGGCGCTGCAGTTCCCCGGCGTGTCGAACGCCTGGACCATGCCAATCCGCGGCCGCATCGACATGTTGTCCACCGGGATCAGGACGCCTGTCGGCGTCAAGGTCTACGGCACCGATCTCGGCGAAATGGAGAACATCAGCCGGCAGATCGAATCAGTACTGAAGACCATACCCGGAACGTCGAGCGCCTACGCGGAACGGGTGATCGGCGGCTACTATCTCGACATTGTCCCAGACCGGACCGCGCTCGGACGCTACGGACTGACCATGAACGATGTGCAGGACGTCATCGGCATGGCGCTCGGTTCCGAAGTCGTGACGTCGACCGTCGAGGGCCGCGAGCGCTACGGCGTGGCGGTTCGCTATCCAAGAGCCTTCCGCAGCGATCCGCAGGCGATCGCCCGAGACGTACAGATATCGTTACCCGGCGGCGGAACTGTTCCGCTCGGCGAGGTGGCCGACGTCAAGCTGACCCGTGGCGCGACGACGATCCGTACTGAGAACGGCCAGCTCGCCGTCTATGTTTATGTCGACATAGCCAACCGCGATCTCGGCGGCTATGTCGCCGAGGCCCAGCAGGCGGTTGCGAAAAGCGTGAAGCTGCCGCCCGGCTACTCAGTCGTCTGGAGTGGCCAGTTCGAATATCTCCAACGCGCCGAGGCACGGCTCGCCATCGTCGTCCCCCTGACGCTGGCGCTGATCTTCCTGCTGCTCTACCTGAACTTCAAGGCGCTGACCGAGACGATGATCGTCATGCTGTCGCTTCCCTTTGCCCTCGTCGGCGGTATCTGGCTGATGTGGTGGATGGGCTTCAACGCCTCCGTGGCGGTGGCCGTCGGCTTCATCGCCCTCGCCGGTGTCGCGGCGGAAACCGGGGTGATCATGCTGATCTACCTCGACCACGCAATGAAGGAGCAGTGCGAGGCATGCAAAAAGGAAGGCCGTTCCTTCTCGAAGCTGGATCTCAACCGGGCCATCATGGTCGGCGCAGTTGAGCGCGTCCGGCCGAAGATGATGACGGTCGTCGCCATCATGGCCGGTCTCGTGCCGATCCTCTGGAGGACAGGTACGGGATCGGAGATCATGCAGCGCATCGCGGTGCCGATGATCGGCGGCATGGTATCGTCGACATTGCTGACGCTGATCGTCATCCCGGCGGTCTACGGGCTTGTGAAGGGATGGGCACTGCCGACGTCGTCCTCGGAAAGCCGGTCTGTCGAGATAGACGAGCGCAGCCTTGAAGCCGCCGAATGA